TAAACAAGTATTTGAATTAGCTAAGATGATTATTATGGGATATTCTTCTTTGGGAAGTGGTGTAGACAAAAAAACATACGGTATTTTATTTAAAATGAATGATGTATTTGAAAAATATATAGAGAAAGTATTATATACTAATTTAGAAGATTCAATAGTGCATTATCAACATTCAAAATATAAATTATTAGTAAATGAGGATACAGAGAAAAAGGTTTTTAAATTAATTCCGGATATTGTAATTGAAAAGGATGGTATAGAAAGAATAATAATAGATACAAAGTGGAAAAGTGTTTCTAATGAATATAATAGACATGGAGTTAAAAGAGAGGATATTTATCAAATGTACGCATATTTAACAAGATATCAAAATGTTAATACAGCTATTCTTTTATATCCTCAAAATAAAAAAATAGAAACAAATGATAAACTATATATTGAGTCTTGGTATTTAGATAAAGATAAGTCTAAGAAAATTAGGGTATATACTGTTTCACTAGAATCTGAAAAATTAACTAATCAATCTTTAAAAGAGATTATTGAAGATATTGATATTTGGTGACTCAATATAGCTCACATAACACCAAAACACCTAGATAAGAAAAAACAAGGATGATATAATATTCTTTTAGAATAGTTATAAAGGAGTTACTTCTATGAGATATTATTTAGCACCAATGGAAGGCATAACGGGATACATATATAGAAATGCCTATGAAAAATTTTTCGGAAATGTTGATAAATATTTTACACCTTTTATTGTTACAAATAAAAATATAGGTTTTAAGGCTAAAGAGCTAAGAGATGTATTGCCTGAAAATAATGAAGTTAAAAATATAGTTCCTCAAATACTTACCAATGATTCAGAAAGATTTATTAACATTGCGAGAAAACTACAAGAACTAGGATACAATGAGATTAATCTAAATTTAGGATGTCCTTCTGGAACTGTGGTTTCAAAATATAGGGGTTCTGGATTCCTAGCAAAAAGAGAAGAACTTGATAGATTTTTAGAGGAAATATTTAAAATAGATGATATGAAAATTTCTATAAAAACTAGACTAGGAAAGGATAGTCCAGAAGAATTTTACGAGTTAATAAAGATATTTAATAAATATCCTTTAGAAGAATTAATTATTCATCCTAGAACCAGAGAAGATTTTTATAAAAATAAGCCTAACTTAGAGGTGTTTAAAGATGCACTATCTTTAAGTGTAAATCCTATATGTTATAACGGGGATATTTTTACTTCTACAGATTATAAACAATTAACAGAAGCTTTTCCACAAGTAGAAACAGTAATGATAGGAAGAGGAATATTAGCAAATCCAGGTTTAATTAATGAGATTAAAGAAAATAAAACTTTAGATAAAAAAGTATTAAGAGAGTTTCATGATGAGGTTTTAAATAATTATAGAGAATTATTTAATGAAGATAGAAATGCAATGTTTAGAATGAAAGAACTATGGGGATATATGATTTATATATTTTCAGATAATAAAAAGTATGCTAAAAAAATAAGAAAGGCTCAGAATTTAAGAGACTACAATGAGGCTGTTTCAAGTTTGTTTAGGGAGCAGGAAATAGTAAAGGGAGCTGGACTATTTAATATGAATTTTTAAGAGTTTAAAGCACTATTCCTAATAGGACAGTGCTTTTTAATGTTATTACTTTAAAATTATTTTATAAATTTCATAAATACGGATATAATTATAGGTAAAAGAAATGACTATAAATTTGGATGTTCTTTTTACAGTGGACATACTATTATAAATTAAAAGAATTTAAGTTTTAAATTGATTTTTGGAAAGGAAGTGAATATTTTTGAGTGACTTTTATATTATGAATAAAGATATTCCTGTTTTAATCTTTAGCGATAAACTAAACATTAATGGAGATTATCCAATAATAAAGATAATAAATGAACAAAGTCTTCCTTATATTTTAAAACACGAAATAGGGGGATTGAAGGATTGGTTTAAAAGTAGAGTAATTCCTACTAATAGAAATCATTTAGAAAAGCTTATTGAGTCTTTGCAATTTGAAAAAAAACCAACAGCTTTAGATTATTTAAAATTAAATAATGGATTTAGTTTAAATGATAGTTATTGGATAAAACCATTAGACATTAGTAGCATGTATCCAAAGGATTTATGTTGGGATAAATATAATTTATATGATAATAAATTTGAAGAAGCTTTGGGGCTTGTAACTTTCTTTGGTAATAATACTAGTTTAGGAGGTACTGTAAATACTCCTAAAGTTTCATCACCAGAACTTACAACTCAAGGAGTTATGAATAAAGCTTGGAGGAGAACAGATAATAAGCTTTTACTATATAAAAGGGGAAATATAGGGGCGGCGAATTTAGATAAAGAACATTTTTCAGAATCCATAGCTAGTGAGATAGGAAAAATTTTAGGACTTAATTGCATACCTTATTGGACGGACAAATGGCATAATCAAAATTGTTCGGTGTGTGAGATATTTACAAATAAAGATAAAGGATATTTACCTTTTAGATACTTTTTAGAAGCTATAGAGCCAAATAGAAAAAAATGGGGTTTTGCCAATGTCATAGAATGGATTCCTAAAGAATTTAAACAAGATTTTTTAGATATGATAGTATTTGATTACATTATAGAAAATCGAGACAGACATCTTGGAAACTTTGGATTTATTATAGATAATAATACTCAAGAACTTTTATCTTTTGCTCCCTTATTTGATCAAGGATATTCCTTAATGGCTAATGCCTTAGAAGAAGATTTTAATAAAGACCTCAAAGAGTATTCAGAATCTCATCCAAGTTTTGTATTAGAAAATAAGGATTTAGCGAAGTATGTTATAGAAAGAAACAAGCAAAGATATAAAGGGTTTACTAAAACATTAAGATTAAAAATAGATGATATAAATTGGTTTAATTGTCCTAACTGGTATAAAGAAGGAATTAAAAAATTAATATTTACAAGATGTGAAGTAATAAATTCTATTTAGAATTAAATTAAAAAAACAATGCTTAAAGCACTTATCTTTAAAAA
This Clostridium novyi NT DNA region includes the following protein-coding sequences:
- a CDS encoding tRNA dihydrouridine synthase, with protein sequence MRYYLAPMEGITGYIYRNAYEKFFGNVDKYFTPFIVTNKNIGFKAKELRDVLPENNEVKNIVPQILTNDSERFINIARKLQELGYNEINLNLGCPSGTVVSKYRGSGFLAKREELDRFLEEIFKIDDMKISIKTRLGKDSPEEFYELIKIFNKYPLEELIIHPRTREDFYKNKPNLEVFKDALSLSVNPICYNGDIFTSTDYKQLTEAFPQVETVMIGRGILANPGLINEIKENKTLDKKVLREFHDEVLNNYRELFNEDRNAMFRMKELWGYMIYIFSDNKKYAKKIRKAQNLRDYNEAVSSLFREQEIVKGAGLFNMNF